The genomic window tgctatattagcacacatgaccaaaGGCTTCTGCTAccatactgaatggctgtaaccctattacctcaacctattcttgcactgacatagttttttatattaccttgtctaccttatactttactctcttatttgtccatattatttatgctggtctctagactacACTGTAAACCCGAATAAGTTCCCAGaactcaaaaaaattaaggcaaTCGATTGCCTTAATTGTTTTAAGTTGACTAACTTAAAAGTCCACATTTTCCAGAACTTAAAAGGTTGGATGAATTGCCACTTGTAGCTTTTGATAACAGTTAAATTAAAGTGCTCAATTTAGCTCAACTCAAATATTTGCAGTTAATATGACTTGCAATGTTCAGTTTAGGCAACTCAATTATTTGCAGTTAATATGACTTACAATGTTCAGTTTAGGCAACTCAATTATTTGCAGTTAATATGACTTACAAGTTTCGAGTTTTCAAATCAACTGGAATAAGTTCACAGAACTCAAAAAAAATAAGGCAATCGATTGCCTTAATTGTTTTAAGTTGACTAACTTAAAAGCCCACATTTTCCAGAACTTAAAAGGTTGGATGACTTGCCACTTGTACCTTTTGATGAGATTTAAATTAACATGCTCATTTAGCTCAACTcaaatatttacagttaataTAGAACTTAAAGaaaataagttcacaaccacaccaTTTTCATGTTGACTAAACACAATGTTTATTAGTTTGTGTTAACTTAGTCAAGTCAGTGAACATCTGCTATTGAACAGGATTTTCTTGCCTGCTCCCTTTTCACACTGCAATGTTAAAATgatatagaaaaataaataataaacatttaTAAATGAAAAATAGAAAACAATATATACTTTTTCCAAATGTGTTCTTCCTCACTTAACAGTATCAAGCATTatattaaagcgatggttcggagtaaaaTTAGGTTAATTGCACGATAATATCCCCTAACCCTACCCCCGATAATACCCCCAAaccaaatagttttttttagcAATGGTCGAACATTCGTGTTAGGTCTAGTCGCTGATTAGGTTAGTATTGGCGTTAACGTAACGTGTATATCtggtaaattaccccactattAATGCCTGGAATGTTACCACACTTCTTCAGTAGTACACCTGGGGTCCGTAAGTCATCATAAACCGAGGCATTGGAAAGTTCGTAAGTATATCAGATTTTATCAAAAATAGCACTTCCCTGATAGTTTCTTCTCTCTGCTACTGCTAGCTACCACTGCGCAGACACCACTTCCTCGTTTCAGAAAAAGTGAGTAAAAGCAGTGCACAACGGTAGCTAGTAGCAGAAGATCAGAAACTAGTAGGTAAGTGCtatttttaacaaaatgtggtgtacttacaaactttccaatGCCTTGGTTCACAAGTACAGACCCTATGTGTACTACTGAAGAAGTGTGGTAACATTACAGGAATTATTAGTGGTGTAATTAACCAGATATACACGTTACGTTAGTGGCAACGTTTTTGACTGGTTGTCATGGTGCAATTAACCTAGGGTGAATTTTACTCCAAACCATCACTTTAATGAGAACCAATGCATATTGTGTTTTTTGGGCCTATTAGCTTAACACCTGTGCAGTAACTTAGTAGGCATTACAGTATGCAGACAAAAGGAAAACTGAACTAGTCTGGTAACCCTACAGCCTTCTTTCAGTTGAGTTTCTACAGCATCAAGTCATTCTTGAGGGTCTGCAACTTGGGTGACAGTTTGCCACCTTCTAGACCAAGTAAAATCTTTtgaataaattcaaaagtgttgGTCAGTGCTTTGGGATAGCTGAGGTGTAGTGCATAGATCAGTCCAAAGATTACCAGGAAGGCTTCGCCAAGTCTGGGGAGGCTGACCACGGCATCACTTTCAATGACGACAGAGACTCTCACAGGTTGGTAGTGAACTGGACTTTGGACTGCGTCATGGTCACTGATGACAGTAAGGAGGCCCACTGCAATACCATCAAGCTCTGGCTCATCAGACTCGTCCTTAATAAATGAAAGAGAGATACTTATCACACATGGAACAGAACAGATGACATACCATTTATCTTTCTTCAACCAAGTCCTGTTGAAATCAAGTAAGGGAGACCTGGGTCTCATTGTAACAGGTGAAAAACATAAGATCCATGTTCTGCACACATAAATTAGCCAAATTAACAGATAATCTAAGTGGTCTGAGAGACTGAAACCAAGCTAAAGGGCATTTGCaggaaaatgttttactttacaTCTTATTACTATCGTATTACTTTGAATACAACGCCAATGCAGTTTCTTCATAGTGAGGAGAAAGAAAACAGGCCATATACTAAAAATATATGGGTGGACTAAACAAAGGTAGGTCCTAAAACATGTTAGTATTTTGATGAACTGTCTACATAATACACAGTAGaatctagatttttttttttttgtgattaacTTTTTATTAGGTTTTTAGTAAACACAaagataaaacaaaaaacaaacaaacaaaaccgtCATCCTCATAACATAAAGTCAGGGAATAGTGGCCaaagggatggggggggggggggtgtcatccAGTGGGCCAGTAACCAAAGAAAATTGTTCAAGGAGGGGTGCAGATATAACTCAAGAGTCTCTAAGAAGTTCACACACAAAATGTTCCCAAGCATCCACAGTTTCTGGCTTTGCCCGATGGGCTCGAGCTGTGGAGAGTTCCAAGTTAGCCATGTATCTGACATTTATCATCCAGTTGCTGACTAAATTCAAGTTCTTATCATACCAGTAACTCAAAATTGTTTTTTAGCTGCTGTAAATGCACAAAAAAGGATCCTCCtgtaaattattttaaaatgcaaGACTGTGTCATCAtttaacaaacataaacatggaTCTGGGTCTATTGTACACAAGAGAATCTTACTCATAACTTTACACACATGAGCCCAGTAGAATCTAGATTGAGAGGGGCACTCATCTAGCAGCTGACAGGTGCTTCACAGTAGGACAGTGCTTGTAGGAAGGAAGAGCTAGAGCACACTACAAGCTTTATCTTTTATTTGGTGCAAACAAATAGGAAATGACTGACGTTAGATATTACTACATCTTCCTCAGAAGATTATGTAGTAACACCGTCACGTCAGTCATTTTCTATTTGCTTgcacaaaataaaagactaagCTGCAGTGTTTTCCAGCTCTTCCTTTCTGCTAACACAGTAGAATCTGTTAGTGACTTAGGAGACTCACTGTGCAGGTTCTGAAAAAATCAGAAACGTCCTCGCGCAGATACACAGGAAGGGCTCGGAGAGCCGTAGTGCGCTTGGTGAAGATGTCATGGATTTCCTGTTCATAGACAGAGTTGTATATACAAAAGAGGTTACTGAACAAAGCTGTCCAATCAGAACATTATGTCCACCAAAACTCAGAACAGAAGCATTTGTCATTGTCAACATTAGCCATTGTATTTCCTCTTAAACAATCTGCAAACTAGGCTAAATGTCTTAAAAAAACTGAACTTGTGCTTTAATGAAATGTGTAATTTATTTACCTGTTCCTCGTGGATTTTTAAAATTTCAGTGAGAACATCTGCGGTCTTCCCAGTTTTTGATGCTTTCTGTCTGAATAAGGTCATCAGTCGAGGAAGATGGTGGTCAAGCTCAGAATAGAATGTGTTGGGCAGGTTCTGATTCGTAATCCGCTGGAACTCTGCATACAACTACATTGAAATAACAGTAGGAGAATACAGCAACACAGGAGTTTAATTTCACAAATCTAGCAGACATTTATACAGAAGAAAACTGTGGCAAAATGAGTAAGAATCACAATTTTAAGTGAGAGAGCTGATCCACATTACCTCAGATTCTATTTTGAGAGCAGGCCAGAGGTTCATGAGCTCGTTCACTGGTGGGCAGGACATCACTATGGTCTGTCGGCGTAGGGGAAATGTGGTCTCCATCATCTTTCTAATGAGGGGCAGGTCCTTCTCAGTCTTCTTGACTTCCTCAACAATTGTCTGCCTCAACTCCTCAAGGCTTGAAGGATCCTTTCCTTGGGCAAAGTTGGGTAGGAAGTTCACTTCTGCTCGCTTGGGTCTTTTAATGTTGGAATGTGAAGGTTCATTTTCAGGATTACTTCTACTTCTTCTTCCAGCATTAACGGTGACCTCCTGACATCCAGCACGCCTCATCTTGTTCCTGTAATTGCCCATTTTGAACTTGAGGCTGTATTTCCATCCATTCCAGCCACTCTCAGATCCTGCTTCCTTCAGGCAGGGATGTTTGGCTACAAGAGCCTCAGCAGCCATTGCGATGTCTTTATCACTTGCGTAAGCCTTAAAACCATATATAGTAGATGCAAGCTTTtctaaaatgtcatgctttaggTCTCTTGTCACTTTAAGGGGTGTGTGGTTCTTCTCATATTCCGCATTCCCATCTCTAAGTTTCAGCTCAACATCAAAAGCAAAGGTGGGAACTGGAAAAGGTCCCGTAGGCCACCTGCTGAGACGCTCTGGAGAGGACACATCTGAAAGCAGAATAGTAGATGCAATAGAACTGGAGTCTTGTGAAAGTGAAATGTGCACAACTGCTTTTTGTGGCAATTCCTCAATGTCTTTCAGGGATGTAAGTTTTCCATCGAAGTCTGGATCTTCATAAAGTAAATCAAAGTCAAGGTCAATGTCCAGCTGTTCTTTTAGAATATTGATCAGTGCATCAACAGAGGCTGGTCGTGAGTTGAGTTTTAATTTTCTAGCCTGGTCTGGCTCAACAACACGTAGAATCATTGGTTCAGGGGATGCAGCTGCCATTGTGCTACTGAGAAGACAAAATCAGGTTGTTACAGAATACCATATGGACACCTGTTTAAATTACTATAGAGacttttagattttttttttcttagccagTTAATACATgaatccaggatactat from Alosa sapidissima isolate fAloSap1 chromosome 9, fAloSap1.pri, whole genome shotgun sequence includes these protein-coding regions:
- the LOC121718599 gene encoding uncharacterized protein LOC121718599 isoform X1, coding for MAAASPEPMILRVVEPDQARKLKLNSRPASVDALINILKEQLDIDLDFDLLYEDPDFDGKLTSLKDIEELPQKAVVHISLSQDSSSIASTILLSDVSSPERLSRWPTGPFPVPTFAFDVELKLRDGNAEYEKNHTPLKVTRDLKHDILEKLASTIYGFKAYASDKDIAMAAEALVAKHPCLKEAGSESGWNGWKYSLKFKMGNYRNKMRRAGCQEVTVNAGRRSRSNPENEPSHSNIKRPKRAEVNFLPNFAQGKDPSSLEELRQTIVEEVKKTEKDLPLIRKMMETTFPLRRQTIVMSCPPVNELMNLWPALKIESELYAEFQRITNQNLPNTFYSELDHHLPRLMTLFRQKASKTGKTADVLTEILKIHEEQEIHDIFTKRTTALRALPVYLREDVSDFFRTCTDESDEPELDGIAVGLLTVISDHDAVQSPVHYQPVRVSVVIESDAVVSLPRLGEAFLVIFGLIYALHLSYPKALTNTFEFIQKILLGLEGGKLSPKLQTLKNDLML
- the LOC121718599 gene encoding uncharacterized protein LOC121718599 isoform X2, which translates into the protein MAAASPEPMILRVVEPDQARKLKLNSRPASVDALINILKEQLDIDLDFDLLYEDPDFDGKLTSLKDIEELPQKAVVHISLSQDSSSIASTILLSDVSSPERLSRWPTGPFPVPTFAFDVELKLRDGNAEYEKNHTPLKVTRDLKHDILEKLASTIYGFKAYASDKDIAMAAEALVAKHPCLKEAGSESGWNGWKYSLKFKMGNYRNKMRRAGCQEVTVNAGRRSRSNPENEPSHSNIKRPKRAEVNFLPNFAQGKDPSSLEELRQTIVEEVKKTEKDLPLIRKMMETTFPLRRQTIVMSCPPVNELMNLWPALKIESELYAEFQRITNQNLPNTFYSELDHHLPRLMTLFRQKASKTGKTADVLTEILKIHEEQEIHDIFTKRTTALRALPVYLREDVSDFFRTCTDESDEPELDGIAVGLLTVISDHDAVQSPVHYQPVRVSVVIESDAVVSLPRLGEAFLCEKGAGKKILFNSRCSLT
- the LOC121718599 gene encoding uncharacterized protein LOC121718599 isoform X3; translation: MAAEALVAKHPCLKEAGSESGWNGWKYSLKFKMGNYRNKMRRAGCQEVTVNAGRRSRSNPENEPSHSNIKRPKRAEVNFLPNFAQGKDPSSLEELRQTIVEEVKKTEKDLPLIRKMMETTFPLRRQTIVMSCPPVNELMNLWPALKIESELYAEFQRITNQNLPNTFYSELDHHLPRLMTLFRQKASKTGKTADVLTEILKIHEEQEIHDIFTKRTTALRALPVYLREDVSDFFRTCTDESDEPELDGIAVGLLTVISDHDAVQSPVHYQPVRVSVVIESDAVVSLPRLGEAFLVIFGLIYALHLSYPKALTNTFEFIQKILLGLEGGKLSPKLQTLKNDLML